The following proteins come from a genomic window of Bacteroidales bacterium:
- a CDS encoding TIGR02646 family protein: MKYIKKDIKNEPQDLKKYRETTPNASYSGFPSKENLRLTLLKEQGYLCAYCMKQISAEINNYYKPKIEIEHYKSQENFPKEDLNYKNMLGVCNGVSNTIEHCDKSRKYIKNHKTHSLELKRLNPTIKRSSEELITYDLNGKVLSKSNNADVENDINDVLNLNNKYLIDSRNDALDKAKEDFRKENPKKRNKPWTVKMFDDEIEKYKLKDKAGKYKSYCQFIIWHFTLQKNRSKYN, translated from the coding sequence ATGAAATATATAAAAAAAGACATCAAAAATGAACCGCAAGATCTGAAAAAATATAGAGAAACAACACCTAATGCTTCTTATTCAGGTTTTCCAAGTAAAGAAAATTTACGATTAACACTTCTGAAAGAACAGGGCTATTTATGTGCATATTGCATGAAACAGATTAGTGCAGAAATAAATAATTATTATAAACCGAAAATTGAAATAGAACATTATAAATCGCAAGAAAACTTTCCGAAAGAAGATTTGAATTATAAAAATATGCTTGGTGTTTGTAATGGTGTTTCAAATACAATTGAACATTGTGATAAAAGCAGAAAATATATAAAGAACCACAAAACACATTCTCTTGAATTAAAAAGACTTAACCCAACAATAAAAAGAAGTTCAGAAGAATTAATTACATATGATTTGAATGGAAAAGTATTATCAAAATCAAACAATGCCGATGTTGAGAATGATATAAATGATGTACTTAATCTGAATAATAAATATCTTATAGATTCTAGAAATGATGCGTTAGATAAAGCAAAGGAAGATTTTAGAAAAGAAAATCCAAAAAAAAGAAATAAACCATGGACTGTTAAAATGTTTGATGATGAGATTGAAAAATATAAATTAAAGGATAAAGCCGGAAAATATAAATCTTATTGTCAATTTATTATTTGGCATTTTACATTACAAAAAAATAGATCAAAATACAATTAA
- a CDS encoding AAA family ATPase, with amino-acid sequence MKIQKLQLENFRGFKGKHEIEFKPDVNVFVGINGAGKTTILDAISFFFKRFISKLTIEDKLLIQNEDINVYNNEGNFAFLGISLESNNEIREHTIFYEHSNIRSNILSSNKILYVNGINNVPIFAYYNGNIELHNSHIKFQDSKYEAFKNAFNINFNNFNNFFEWYNREENVENEERLNNNDHFRNPKLEIIRKSIINFSNFFKEFNFEKFRIQRVGLNIPQFVLEKSDEKLFFDMLSNGEKAFFYYVADIARRLAIANPNNPNADKEGDGIVLIDEIDSHLHPSWQRQIIPALTKTFPNIQFFITSHSPQVLSSIDKDYVFKIKDFQITKLDAYIRGRDSNSILYDVFDVAKHEESYKQDIEDLYSFIEKNDKINAKKKLDELTQLWGDTDREIVRANMYYEDLID; translated from the coding sequence ATGAAAATACAAAAATTACAACTCGAAAACTTCAGAGGTTTTAAAGGAAAACATGAAATTGAATTTAAACCGGATGTTAATGTTTTTGTGGGGATTAATGGTGCCGGGAAAACCACTATTCTTGATGCAATTTCATTTTTTTTTAAAAGATTTATTTCAAAATTAACAATTGAGGATAAATTATTAATTCAAAATGAAGATATAAATGTTTATAATAATGAAGGTAATTTTGCATTTCTGGGAATATCTTTAGAATCAAATAATGAAATAAGAGAGCATACGATTTTTTACGAACATTCTAATATTAGAAGTAATATTTTATCCTCTAATAAAATATTATATGTAAATGGCATAAACAATGTGCCAATTTTTGCTTATTATAACGGTAATATTGAACTTCACAATTCCCATATAAAATTTCAAGATTCAAAATATGAAGCTTTTAAAAATGCATTTAACATAAATTTCAATAATTTCAACAATTTCTTTGAATGGTATAACAGGGAAGAAAATGTTGAAAATGAAGAAAGATTAAACAATAATGACCACTTTCGAAACCCAAAATTGGAAATTATTAGGAAATCAATTATTAATTTTTCAAATTTTTTTAAAGAATTTAATTTTGAAAAATTTAGAATTCAAAGAGTTGGTTTGAATATACCCCAATTTGTACTTGAAAAAAGTGATGAAAAGTTATTTTTCGATATGCTCTCAAACGGAGAAAAAGCATTTTTCTATTATGTTGCAGACATTGCCAGACGTTTAGCCATTGCAAATCCAAATAATCCTAATGCAGATAAAGAAGGAGATGGCATTGTTTTAATTGATGAAATTGATTCGCATCTGCACCCCTCATGGCAAAGACAAATAATTCCTGCATTAACAAAAACCTTTCCTAATATTCAATTTTTTATTACAAGTCATTCTCCACAAGTTCTTAGTAGCATAGATAAAGATTATGTTTTTAAAATTAAAGATTTTCAGATAACAAAATTAGATGCTTATATAAGAGGACGTGATTCAAACTCTATATTATATGATGTTTTCGATGTTGCTAAACATGAAGAGTCATACAAACAAGACATTGAAGATTTGTATAGTTTCATAGAAAAAAATGATAAAATTAATGCCAAAAAGAAATTAGACGAACTTACTCAATTGTGGGGTGATACTGACAGAGAAATTGTCAGAGCAAATATGTATTACGAAGATTTAATTGATTAG